The following coding sequences are from one Lolium rigidum isolate FL_2022 chromosome 6, APGP_CSIRO_Lrig_0.1, whole genome shotgun sequence window:
- the LOC124665244 gene encoding histone H2B.1-like codes for MAPKAEKKPAEKKPVEEEPATEKAKKTPAAKKPKAGKSLPAGKTAAKEGGEKRGRKKGKKSVETYKIYIFKVLKQVHPDIGISSKAMSIMNSFINDIFEKLAGESAKLARYNKKPTITSREIQTSVRLVLPGELAKHAVSEGTKAVTKFTSS; via the coding sequence ATGGCGCCCAAGGCAGAGAAGaagccggcggagaagaagcccGTGGAGGAGGAGCCAGCGACCGAGAAGGCGAAGAAGACGCCcgccgccaagaagcccaaggccGGGAAGAGCCTGCCGGCGGGCAAGACCGCCGCCAAGGAGGGCGGTGAGAAACGGGGCaggaagaagggcaagaagagcgTCGAGACCTACAAGATCTACATCTTCAAGGTGCTCAAGCAGGTCCACCCCGACATCGGCATCTCCTCCAAGGCCATGTCCATCATGAACTCCTTcatcaacgacatcttcgagaaattgGCTGGTGAGTCCGCCAAGCTCGCCAGGTACAACAAGAAGCCCACCATCACCTCCCGGGAGATCCAGACCTCCGTCCGCCTCGTCCTCCCCGGCGAGCTCGCCAAGCACGCCGTGTCTGAGGGCACCAAGGCCGTCACCAAGTTCACTTCTTCTTAG